In Topomyia yanbarensis strain Yona2022 chromosome 2, ASM3024719v1, whole genome shotgun sequence, one DNA window encodes the following:
- the LOC131678669 gene encoding larval cuticle protein A2B-like: MSFKITILVLAFLGAVAAQQYYQPLAYQHHAAEEKSAPINYEFHYDIHDDHTGDVHGRKEARKDDQTQGEYYLFDADGYKRTVTYHVDGKSGFIAQVHREPIKGYQAPQPVVQKVLAVPVVHAYHH; this comes from the exons ATGTCATTCAAA ATCACCATTCTTGTTTTGGCTTTCCTGGGAGCTGTTGCTGCTCAACAGTACTACCAACCTCTGGCCTATCAACATCATGCGGCTGAGGAAAAAAGCGCCCCGATCAACTACGAGTTTCACTACGACATTCACGATGACCACACCGGAGATGTGCACGGTCGCAAGGAAGCTCGCAAGGACGATCAAACTCAGGGCGAATACTATCTGTTCGATGCCGATGGCTATAAGCGCACCGTGACTTATCACGTTGATGGTAAGAGCGGATTTATTGCTCAAGTGCACCGGGAACCGATTAAGGGATATCAAGCTCCACAACCGGTGGTGCAGAAAGTTTTAGCTGTTCCAGTTGTCCATGCGTATCATCATTGA